A genome region from Eurosta solidaginis isolate ZX-2024a chromosome 2, ASM4086904v1, whole genome shotgun sequence includes the following:
- the Coprox gene encoding oxygen-dependent coproporphyrinogen-III oxidase isoform X2 translates to MSRRTSGKQVRYLIVGLGITTTASISFVQMEAAKKRKFNSSLCMADPITNKSKLMENEEDMRTRMELMIMKVQADFCHALEAEEYGGQKFKVDRWLRAEGGGGITCVLQDGEVFEKAGVNISVVTGMLPPGAVQQMRTRGKKLEDGKKLPFYAAGVSAVIHPRNPNVPTIHFNYRYFELESDNEKQWWFGGGTDLTPYYLNENDAVHFHKTLKDACDEYDTTYYPRFKKWCDDYFRITHRKESRGIGGIFFDDLDTPNQEEVFKFVASCANSVIPSYLPLVRQHKNDNYGDKERQWQLLRRGRYVEFNLIYDRGTKFGLYTPGARYESILMSLPLTARWEYMHTVPANSRESKLLEVLQNPRDWVAKA, encoded by the coding sequence ATGTCGCGCCGTACAAGTGGCAAACAGGTGCGTTATTTGATTGTAGGTCTAGGTATTACTACCACCGCTTCAATATCCTTCGTACAAATGGAAGCCGCCAAGAAAAGAAAATTCAACTCATCTTTATGTATGGCAGATCCCATCACAAACAAAAGCAAACTAATGGAAAATGAAGAGGATATGCGTACAAGAATGGAATTAATGATAATGAAGGTACAAGCAGATTTTTGTCATGCGTTAGAAGCAGAAGAATACGGTGGACAAAAATTTAAAGTCGACCGGTGGTTGCGCGCTGAAGGAGGTGGTGGCATTACATGTGTTCTACAAGATGGTGAAGTGTTTGAGAAGGCTGGTGTGAATATTTCGGTAGTTACAGGGATGTTGCCACCAGGTGCTGTGCAGCAAATGCGCACACGTGGTAAAAAATTAGAAGATGGTAAAAAGCTACCATTCTATGCGGCTGGCGTAAGCGCTGTCATACATCCAAGAAATCCAAATGTACCAACAATACATTTTAACTACCGCTATTTCGAATTGGAAAGCGATAATGAGAAACAATGGTGGTTTGGCGGTGGCACCGATCTAACACCATACTATTTGAACGAGAATGATGCCGTACATTTTCATAAAACTCTAAAGGATGCATGTGACGAATATGATACCACCTATTATCCACGCTTTAAAAAATGGTGTGACGATTACTTTCGCATAACACATCGTAAAGAAAGTCGGGGTATTGGTGGTATATTTTTTGATGATCTTGATACGCCCAACCAAGAAGAAGTATTCAAATTTGTTGCTAGCTGCGCTAATTCGGTGATACCTTCATATTTGCCTCTAGTACGCCAGCATAAAAATGATAACTACGGTGATAAGGAACGTCAGTGGCAGCTATTACGCCGTGGTCGTTATGTAGAATTCAATTTAATATACGATAGAGGTACAAAATTTGGTTTATACACACCTGGTGCGAGATATGAGAGCATATTGATGTCATTACCATTAACGGCGCGATGGGAATATATGCATACAGTTCCAGCTAACTCAAGAGAGAGCAAACTGTTAGAGGTTCTACAAAATCCCAGAGATTGGGTAGCCAAAGCTTAA
- the Coprox gene encoding oxygen-dependent coproporphyrinogen-III oxidase isoform X1, whose amino-acid sequence MSFAKSIHRALASLGAFQMSRRTSGKQVRYLIVGLGITTTASISFVQMEAAKKRKFNSSLCMADPITNKSKLMENEEDMRTRMELMIMKVQADFCHALEAEEYGGQKFKVDRWLRAEGGGGITCVLQDGEVFEKAGVNISVVTGMLPPGAVQQMRTRGKKLEDGKKLPFYAAGVSAVIHPRNPNVPTIHFNYRYFELESDNEKQWWFGGGTDLTPYYLNENDAVHFHKTLKDACDEYDTTYYPRFKKWCDDYFRITHRKESRGIGGIFFDDLDTPNQEEVFKFVASCANSVIPSYLPLVRQHKNDNYGDKERQWQLLRRGRYVEFNLIYDRGTKFGLYTPGARYESILMSLPLTARWEYMHTVPANSRESKLLEVLQNPRDWVAKA is encoded by the coding sequence ATGTCTTTCGCCAAAAGTATACACAGAGCTTTGGCCTCTTTAGGTGCTTTTCAAATGTCGCGCCGTACAAGTGGCAAACAGGTGCGTTATTTGATTGTAGGTCTAGGTATTACTACCACCGCTTCAATATCCTTCGTACAAATGGAAGCCGCCAAGAAAAGAAAATTCAACTCATCTTTATGTATGGCAGATCCCATCACAAACAAAAGCAAACTAATGGAAAATGAAGAGGATATGCGTACAAGAATGGAATTAATGATAATGAAGGTACAAGCAGATTTTTGTCATGCGTTAGAAGCAGAAGAATACGGTGGACAAAAATTTAAAGTCGACCGGTGGTTGCGCGCTGAAGGAGGTGGTGGCATTACATGTGTTCTACAAGATGGTGAAGTGTTTGAGAAGGCTGGTGTGAATATTTCGGTAGTTACAGGGATGTTGCCACCAGGTGCTGTGCAGCAAATGCGCACACGTGGTAAAAAATTAGAAGATGGTAAAAAGCTACCATTCTATGCGGCTGGCGTAAGCGCTGTCATACATCCAAGAAATCCAAATGTACCAACAATACATTTTAACTACCGCTATTTCGAATTGGAAAGCGATAATGAGAAACAATGGTGGTTTGGCGGTGGCACCGATCTAACACCATACTATTTGAACGAGAATGATGCCGTACATTTTCATAAAACTCTAAAGGATGCATGTGACGAATATGATACCACCTATTATCCACGCTTTAAAAAATGGTGTGACGATTACTTTCGCATAACACATCGTAAAGAAAGTCGGGGTATTGGTGGTATATTTTTTGATGATCTTGATACGCCCAACCAAGAAGAAGTATTCAAATTTGTTGCTAGCTGCGCTAATTCGGTGATACCTTCATATTTGCCTCTAGTACGCCAGCATAAAAATGATAACTACGGTGATAAGGAACGTCAGTGGCAGCTATTACGCCGTGGTCGTTATGTAGAATTCAATTTAATATACGATAGAGGTACAAAATTTGGTTTATACACACCTGGTGCGAGATATGAGAGCATATTGATGTCATTACCATTAACGGCGCGATGGGAATATATGCATACAGTTCCAGCTAACTCAAGAGAGAGCAAACTGTTAGAGGTTCTACAAAATCCCAGAGATTGGGTAGCCAAAGCTTAA